A DNA window from Pyrococcus kukulkanii contains the following coding sequences:
- a CDS encoding ATP-binding protein, with amino-acid sequence MEFHNREKEIEGLMRIIKSEPTLITFIYGPINSGKTALIKKVIEDLPKDYVAFYINLRERMIKDYRDFIQELFETFDVKENLLLDLLEETTKFMGIPISRNLLEKIFSRDKPGDAFKYIVNLTRKLKDSGRTPIIVLDELQKIKDIKINGYLLYELFNFFISLTKENHSAHVFAITSDSLFIERVFRETKLYGRARYFLVDDFDYKTTEEFLRKHGFSSEEIELTWKYFGGKPVFLIEAINNKDNIKEFCASQLSLRKRQIKEIIKGRNFKILKEFKDKEEIIVEEIDEEIEYLVENNILFFDPVRGILKPQSRLDLLAIREIAP; translated from the coding sequence ATGGAGTTCCATAACAGGGAGAAGGAAATTGAGGGACTTATGAGGATAATAAAAAGTGAGCCAACGCTAATTACATTCATCTATGGGCCAATAAACAGCGGGAAAACAGCTTTAATTAAGAAGGTAATCGAAGATCTCCCGAAGGACTACGTGGCATTCTACATCAACCTCAGGGAGAGAATGATAAAAGACTACAGGGACTTTATTCAAGAACTCTTCGAAACCTTTGACGTTAAAGAGAACTTACTCCTCGACTTATTGGAGGAAACCACGAAGTTCATGGGAATTCCAATTTCAAGAAACTTACTTGAGAAGATATTTAGCAGAGATAAGCCCGGAGATGCATTCAAGTACATCGTGAATCTTACAAGGAAGCTCAAGGACAGCGGAAGGACGCCAATAATAGTATTGGACGAGCTCCAGAAGATTAAGGACATTAAGATAAACGGCTACCTGCTGTACGAGCTCTTCAACTTCTTCATAAGCCTGACTAAGGAGAACCACTCAGCCCACGTCTTCGCTATAACCTCAGATTCGCTGTTTATAGAGAGAGTGTTCAGAGAAACGAAGCTCTATGGGAGGGCGAGATACTTCCTCGTAGACGATTTCGATTATAAAACCACCGAAGAGTTCTTAAGAAAACACGGATTCTCAAGTGAAGAAATTGAGCTAACGTGGAAATACTTCGGAGGTAAACCCGTGTTCTTGATTGAGGCTATAAACAACAAGGATAACATAAAAGAATTTTGTGCAAGCCAGCTTTCGTTAAGGAAAAGGCAAATAAAAGAGATAATAAAGGGAAGGAATTTCAAAATTCTCAAAGAGTTTAAGGATAAGGAAGAGATTATTGTTGAAGAAATTGATGAGGAAATAGAGTACCTAGTGGAAAACAACATCCTGTTCTTCGATCCTGTAAGGGGAATCCTAAAGCCACAGTCAAGGCTCGATCTACTCGCAATCAGGGAAATAGCTCCCTGA
- a CDS encoding MBL fold metallo-hydrolase, with product MIHRIFDRFVNVYMIEREDHLILVDAGLEETCEKIVEKVKELGKPLTMVFLTHHHFDHTGSLRCLKEKFPGIKVVAHELDAPRIGEVDVKVKGGEVIEGLKVFHMPGHTQGSIVLLDLESKSLFPGDLLMEENGRLKEIPRMYSLNPEENRQRIKELLEIDFENLYPAHGEPIIGNAKEKVEELVRELFP from the coding sequence ATGATCCACAGGATATTTGACAGGTTCGTTAACGTGTACATGATCGAGAGAGAAGACCACTTAATCCTCGTAGATGCCGGTCTCGAGGAGACCTGTGAAAAGATAGTTGAGAAAGTTAAGGAGCTTGGTAAGCCTTTGACCATGGTCTTTCTTACCCACCACCACTTTGATCACACGGGCTCCCTGAGATGTCTAAAGGAGAAGTTCCCAGGGATTAAGGTTGTTGCCCATGAATTAGATGCTCCCAGGATTGGGGAGGTGGATGTGAAAGTTAAAGGTGGAGAAGTCATTGAGGGATTGAAGGTATTCCACATGCCCGGGCACACTCAGGGCAGCATAGTTCTCTTGGACTTGGAATCAAAGTCTTTGTTCCCTGGGGATCTCCTGATGGAGGAAAATGGGAGGTTAAAGGAGATTCCACGGATGTACTCCTTGAATCCTGAAGAGAACAGACAGAGGATCAAGGAATTGCTTGAGATAGACTTCGAGAACCTTTATCCAGCCCATGGTGAGCCCATAATAGGAAACGCAAAGGAGAAAGTGGAGGAGCTCGTCAGGGAGCTATTTCCCTGA
- the cca gene encoding CCA tRNA nucleotidyltransferase: MELLAQVLERIKPREEDYKELNEVRLYLLELVKSSSEELGIEVRPYFVGSLEKDTFLRGDHDIDLFLAFPLDIPLEELRERGLELAKEIGKKLERYEVAYAEHPYVRAYYKGFQVDLVPCYDVRDWRDVRTAVDRSILHTRWVLENLNGRNDEVRLLKKFLKGINAYGSEIYVRGFSGYLAEILVIKFGSFLEVLEKHDFMLRQKVIDPGNWLKREPEIAMKTVKREVEEDKPLIVIDPIDPRRNVAANLSWERYGLFYFNAKKFLESPSLNYFFPKVAVGNYLEELRRKRTHLLTLLFDPPDIVDDLLLPQVEKTAKGLARQLELEGFKVLGIDYGRNFIFLEVDRLERPKVSIKRGPLYFSSHGLRFYARNERVWIEGKDLYSEKSVEGWIVDVVEKILKSGMFSAGKQVKKAVQEANILVDYVPRSLRKDAYVFLSRMKFRVK, encoded by the coding sequence ATGGAGCTTTTAGCTCAAGTCCTTGAGAGGATAAAGCCCAGGGAAGAGGATTATAAAGAGTTGAATGAAGTTAGATTGTATCTCCTTGAGCTAGTTAAATCCTCATCAGAGGAACTTGGTATCGAGGTTAGGCCTTACTTTGTTGGATCCCTTGAGAAGGATACCTTTCTGAGGGGCGATCACGATATAGACTTGTTCTTGGCCTTTCCATTGGATATCCCCCTTGAGGAGCTCAGGGAGAGGGGTCTTGAGCTAGCCAAGGAAATCGGGAAAAAATTGGAGAGGTATGAAGTGGCTTACGCTGAGCACCCCTACGTTAGGGCCTACTATAAGGGTTTTCAAGTTGATCTCGTCCCCTGCTATGACGTTAGGGATTGGAGGGATGTGAGGACTGCCGTTGATAGGTCTATACTCCACACGAGATGGGTTCTAGAGAACCTCAACGGGAGGAACGATGAGGTTAGACTGTTAAAGAAATTCCTAAAGGGAATAAACGCTTATGGGAGCGAGATCTACGTTAGGGGGTTCTCTGGATACCTTGCGGAGATCCTCGTTATAAAGTTCGGCTCCTTCCTAGAGGTTCTAGAAAAGCATGACTTCATGCTCAGGCAGAAGGTTATTGATCCTGGGAATTGGCTTAAGAGAGAGCCCGAGATAGCGATGAAGACCGTAAAGAGGGAGGTAGAGGAAGATAAACCCTTGATAGTTATAGATCCTATAGACCCCAGGAGGAATGTTGCGGCCAACTTAAGCTGGGAGCGCTATGGCCTCTTCTACTTTAACGCGAAGAAGTTCCTGGAGAGCCCTTCGCTTAACTACTTCTTCCCCAAAGTTGCTGTAGGGAACTACTTGGAGGAGCTCAGGAGGAAGAGAACTCACCTTCTTACCCTCTTATTTGATCCACCTGATATCGTTGATGACCTTCTACTGCCCCAGGTTGAGAAGACGGCTAAAGGCCTAGCTAGGCAACTCGAGCTAGAGGGCTTTAAGGTTCTAGGGATTGACTACGGTAGAAACTTCATCTTCCTCGAGGTTGATAGGCTCGAGAGACCGAAGGTTTCGATAAAGAGGGGGCCCCTCTACTTCTCGTCACATGGCTTAAGGTTCTATGCTAGAAACGAGAGAGTTTGGATCGAGGGGAAGGATCTCTACTCTGAGAAGTCCGTCGAGGGTTGGATAGTTGACGTGGTTGAGAAGATACTGAAAAGTGGTATGTTCTCTGCTGGGAAGCAGGTTAAAAAGGCCGTGCAGGAGGCTAATATATTGGTGGATTACGTTCCAAGGAGTTTACGTAAGGATGCTTACGTGTTCCTCTCAAGGATGAAGTTTAGAGTCAAGTGA
- the thpR gene encoding RNA 2',3'-cyclic phosphodiesterase, with protein sequence MRAFIAIDVSEEVRDAIVRAQDFIGTKEAKIKFVERENLHITLKFLGEITQEQAEEIKKILAEIAKRHKKHEVRVKGIGVFPNPNYVRVIWAGVENDEGIKAIAQDIERELSKLGFKKDKEFVAHVTIGRVKFVKDKLGLAMKLKELANEDFGTFRVEAIELKKSTLTPKGPIYETLARFELSE encoded by the coding sequence ATGAGGGCGTTTATAGCCATAGACGTCAGCGAGGAGGTTAGGGATGCCATAGTTAGGGCTCAGGACTTCATAGGAACTAAAGAGGCGAAGATTAAGTTCGTTGAGAGGGAGAACCTGCACATAACGTTGAAGTTTCTTGGCGAGATTACGCAGGAGCAGGCCGAGGAGATAAAGAAAATTCTCGCGGAGATAGCCAAAAGGCACAAGAAGCATGAAGTGAGGGTTAAGGGAATAGGGGTCTTCCCGAATCCAAACTACGTTAGGGTTATATGGGCTGGAGTTGAGAACGACGAGGGGATAAAGGCCATAGCCCAGGATATAGAGAGGGAACTTTCAAAGCTAGGCTTCAAGAAGGACAAGGAGTTCGTTGCCCACGTTACAATTGGCAGGGTTAAGTTCGTTAAGGATAAGCTCGGCTTGGCAATGAAGCTCAAGGAATTGGCCAACGAGGACTTCGGAACCTTCAGGGTTGAGGCGATAGAGCTGAAGAAGAGCACGCTAACTCCAAAGGGGCCGATATATGAAACTTTGGCAAGGTTCGAGCTCTCGGAGTGA